AGGTTCGCGAACAGGCCGTGCCAGAATGAATATCATGCCTAAAACTGCTCCCTGGAATCCCACTGTCCTTTGGTCCAAGCCGGAAGCCGAGCGGCCCGGTACGCCGCTGCTGGTCCTTTTCCACGGTTACCTCGCCAATGAGGAAGACCTGATGGGGCTGGCGGATTACCTGCCCTCAGAGTTCACCATCGCCTCGGTCCGCGCACCGCAGGCCCTTGGCCCCGGCTACACCTGGTTTCCGCTGATGAACGACGCGGACTTTTCCGTGGAGCGCGTGGTGGACGCGGTCGACGACGTTGCCGGCTGGCTGGACAGCGTCAAGGACGTGCACAGCAGTGTTTCCCTGCTGGGCTTTTCCATGGGCATGGCCGTGGCCAGCACGCTGCTGCGCCACCGCCCCGCGGACTTTGCCGCCGTCGTCGGGCTCTCCGGCTTTGTGGTTCCCGCTGAAGGAAATCCGTTCTTCCACGACGACGAGCTCACCGCCGGCGGCGTGCCGTTCTTCTGGGGCCGGGACCAGGCGGATCCGGTGATCGACGCGCCGCGCATCGAATTCACCCACGCCTGGCTGAACGAGCACACGGCGCTGACCAAGATCCTTTATTCGAACATGGGACACGGCATCAACATGCAGGAACTGGGGCATGTGAAGGAGTTCCTCACCCACCTGGTGCTCAAGGGCTGATCCGCACCGGAAGAAGGCCGGCCGGCCCGCCGGAGAAGGGTTAGTCTTCGGTGACGATCCGGATGGCTTCGCCGTTGACGGAGATGACATCGCCGGGGTGCAGCTGGCGGCCCCGGCGCTCCTCGATCTCGCCGTTGACCTGCACCAGGCCGTCTTCAATCAGCTGCTTGGCCTCGATGCCGTCTTCGGCCAGGCTGGCAAGCTTGAGCAGCTGGCCCAGGCGGATCATTTCGTCGCGGATGGGAAGGTCTTGGGGATCGGTATTACTCATGTGTCCATTCTGCCGGAAATTGTCCGGGGCCGATTCCGGCCTTACGCCCGCCCTGCCGTAGGGTAAGTCCGTGCCAAACGCTGTGCGAATCAATCCGCTGATCGGTCTTCCCCTTGCTGTCCTGGCCGGGACGGCCATTCCCGCGCAGGCGCGCGTCAACGGTGCGCTGCGCGAAAGGATCGACGACGGGCTGGCTGCAGCCCTCATCAGCTTCTCCGTGGGGCTGGTGGTCATGATCCTGATTTCGGCGCTGCTGCCGCGGGGGCGCGCCGGTGCCGCCCAGCTCCTTCCGGCCCTGCGCGAGCGCCGTTTTCCGCGCTATTACGTGCTGGCCGGAGCCATTGGCGGCTATTTCGTGCTGTCCCAAACCCTCACCGTGGCAGTCCTGGGCGTTGCCGTGTTTACCGTTGCCGCCGTCGCCGGCCAAACCATGACCGGGCTGGTGGTGGACCGCCTGGGCATTGGACCGGCGGGAAAGAAAGCCCTGACGGTGATGCGGGTGGTTGGCGCTGTGCTGACCATCGCCGCCGTCGCGTGGGCCGTGAGC
This genomic interval from Arthrobacter sunyaminii contains the following:
- a CDS encoding RNA-binding S4 domain-containing protein, which translates into the protein MSNTDPQDLPIRDEMIRLGQLLKLASLAEDGIEAKQLIEDGLVQVNGEIEERRGRQLHPGDVISVNGEAIRIVTED
- a CDS encoding alpha/beta hydrolase; translated protein: MPKTAPWNPTVLWSKPEAERPGTPLLVLFHGYLANEEDLMGLADYLPSEFTIASVRAPQALGPGYTWFPLMNDADFSVERVVDAVDDVAGWLDSVKDVHSSVSLLGFSMGMAVASTLLRHRPADFAAVVGLSGFVVPAEGNPFFHDDELTAGGVPFFWGRDQADPVIDAPRIEFTHAWLNEHTALTKILYSNMGHGINMQELGHVKEFLTHLVLKG